CGAGCTGGCCAAGAACACCCCCTCGGTCGCCAACATCAAGGCCTATGCGCAGATCGTCCGCCAGCGTGCCACGCTGCGTCAGTTGATCGGCATCAGCAACGAGATCGCCGACAGCGCCTTCAACCCCGAGGGGCGGACAGCCGAGGAAATCCTTGACGAGGCCGAGCGGCAGATCTTCCAGATCGCCGAGGCGCGACCCAAGACCGGCGGCCCGGTGGGCGTCAACGACCTGCTGACCAAGGCCATCGACCGTATCGACACACTGTTCAACAGTCAGAACGCGATCACCGGCCTGTCCACCGGCTACACCGACCTGGACGACAAAACCAGCGGCCTGCAGCCGGCCGACCTGATCATCGTCGCCGGCCGTCCATCGATGGGTAAGACCACTTTCGCCATGAACCTGGTGGAGAACGCCGTATTGCGCAGCGAGAAGGCCGTACTGGTCTACTCGCTGGAAATGCCAGGTGAATCGCTGATGATGCGTATGCTGTCCTCGCTCGGGCGTATCGACCAGACCAAGATCCGTTCCGGTCAACTGGACGACGACGATTGGCCGCGCCTGACTTCGGCGGTCAACCTGCTCAATGACCGCAAGCTGTTCATCGACGACACCGCCGGCATCAGCCCCTCGGAAATGCGCGCACGCACCCGCCGCGTGGCCCGTGAGCACGGTGAGATCGGCATGATCATGATC
The Pseudomonas sp. DTU_2021_1001937_2_SI_NGA_ILE_001 DNA segment above includes these coding regions:
- the dnaB gene encoding replicative DNA helicase translates to MNDISAPEQYDLQTAALKVPPHSIEAEQAVLGGLMLDNNAWERVLDQVSDGDFYRHDHRLIFRAIARLADQNLPIDVVTLAEQLDKEGQTSQVGGLGYLSELAKNTPSVANIKAYAQIVRQRATLRQLIGISNEIADSAFNPEGRTAEEILDEAERQIFQIAEARPKTGGPVGVNDLLTKAIDRIDTLFNSQNAITGLSTGYTDLDDKTSGLQPADLIIVAGRPSMGKTTFAMNLVENAVLRSEKAVLVYSLEMPGESLMMRMLSSLGRIDQTKIRSGQLDDDDWPRLTSAVNLLNDRKLFIDDTAGISPSEMRARTRRVAREHGEIGMIMIDYLQLMKIPGAGGENRTNEISEISRSLKALAKEFNCPVIALSQLNRSLEQRPNKRPINSDLRESGAIEQDADVIMFVYRDEVYHPETEYKGIAEIIIGKQRNGPIGTARLAFIGKYTRFENLAPGSYQFDDD